Proteins from one Candidatus Methanomethylicota archaeon genomic window:
- the cas2 gene encoding CRISPR-associated endonuclease Cas2: MHTLVIYDITDDKIRLLIAQACKEAGLVRIQKSAFLGEIDAQRRKDLKKKLTKILGKNKGNIQIFQICDADIKLRELIGEPYVEEEEEEILIL, from the coding sequence ATGCATACACTAGTAATATACGATATAACTGACGACAAGATAAGACTCCTAATAGCACAAGCATGCAAAGAAGCTGGACTCGTAAGAATACAGAAGAGTGCATTCCTAGGGGAGATAGATGCTCAAAGGAGGAAGGATTTAAAGAAGAAGCTAACAAAAATATTGGGGAAGAATAAGGGGAACATACAAATATTCCAAATATGCGATGCAGACATAAAGCTCAGGGAGCTTATTGGAGAACCATACGTGGAAGAGGAGGAGGAAGAAATACTCATACTATAA
- the cas4 gene encoding CRISPR-associated protein Cas4: MSEEERYITPLQVRDYIFCPTILYQKHVRRIMEPETEMMKEGKEEYEKDKAGAERRKSILGEVRIEAEKVLFGVPLKSEKYKIMGVADAIYWKNGKMHILEIKYGDVKKPYPDHILQTATYAIMAEETLKQTAYKIVLYYKQSKLWHERTLTKQLKNYAIKIIQKTHEIIDGKIVPQTKWTNKCKTCWYSRICHQS, translated from the coding sequence ATGTCGGAGGAAGAAAGATACATAACACCACTACAAGTCAGAGACTACATATTCTGCCCAACAATACTATACCAGAAACATGTTAGAAGGATAATGGAACCAGAAACGGAAATGATGAAGGAGGGGAAGGAAGAATATGAAAAAGATAAAGCTGGAGCAGAAAGGAGGAAGAGCATACTGGGGGAAGTGAGAATAGAAGCGGAAAAAGTGCTATTTGGAGTACCATTGAAAAGCGAAAAATACAAGATAATGGGTGTAGCGGATGCAATATACTGGAAGAATGGGAAAATGCACATACTAGAAATAAAGTATGGAGATGTGAAGAAGCCATACCCAGACCACATACTCCAAACAGCAACATATGCAATAATGGCAGAAGAAACACTAAAACAAACAGCATACAAAATAGTATTGTACTATAAGCAATCAAAACTATGGCATGAAAGAACACTAACAAAACAGCTGAAGAACTATGCAATAAAAATCATACAGAAAACACATGAAATAATAGATGGGAAAATAGTGCCACAAACGAAATGGACAAACAAATGCAAAACATGCTGGTATAGTAGGATATGTCACCAAAGTTGA